Genomic segment of Brachyspira suanatina:
TTGACATAAAGCCATTCTTAATAAATCCTGCATTTTAAGAGAGTATCTTTTATTAAAAGGTAATTTTAAGAAATTAAACTTTACTATAGACAAGGCTTCATCAAAATTGTCATGCACACGTTTTTTGAATATATCAATTAAAAAGCTAGTATATACTTTATGATATTTATGATTTATTTTAACGCCTATTAATTCTTTATGAAGCTCATTATATTTTTCTAAAAACTCCGCTTGCTTTTTATCCTCTTCTTTTTCTTCTGGAGTTTTTTCTTCTTCGCTTTTTTCTTTTTCCTCTTTGATTAATTTCGGAGGCTGTAAAGGTTCGGTGTTTATATCTTCATTAAACAAGCTAGGCTCATCGTATTTCTGTTCAACAGGAGCATCCATATTGCGTATTGCTCTGTCTTCTTCAACAAGCATCTCTATAGCTTTTTTTAATCCTGAGAAATTATATACCGTTCCTGTTCCTGCAAATCTATCACCTATGTAAACATTCCTGCTTGAGAAAGTTAAATAGCCTTTTGAAAACAGACTTTGTCGTTGTCTTGTATAAATGGTAGATGCAGGGTTGATTTCTTTATCTCTGATTTCTTTATCTCTTTTCCAGCTCAAACTCATTACAGCGATTATAAACTCAAACTCGCTTGCAGTAAGTCCTAATCTTTTTCTGTAATAAATTAATGTATTCGGTATAGAGGTAAAACCTCTATCAAGCATAGTATCGCCATACGTTGATATTAAGTATTCGCTTTTTACTTCTGGTGTTTCTGTCATCATACTGCTCCGCATAAATATTTTTTTGATTTGTTTTCAAATGATTTAAATAAATTTCTGATGTATTGATTTGTTATTTTTTTAACTGATGGATAGTTAAAAGATATGCTCAGATTTATATTAAAAAAGTTGTAAAAAAACTTTTTATTTGCTTTTATTTTCGATATTTTTAAAAATTGATTTTGTTTTAAATCTAGTATGTTTTTTACGCATACTAGATTTTTTATTATGTCGATTAGTGGAAATTTTGAAACTCGTACCGCTTTCCATATTCTTTTGAAATTCGTTAAAATAATAATTTTTTATTATTGTTATACTCGCCTTTGCCTATAATAAGCTATTGAGTACACTTACTAGACGGCTTAGGCTTATTTTTATATTTGACTTTATTATATTAAAAATTAATATTTTATATTATTATATATAAGTATTTTACATATGTGCTTTTCAACATAGAAAAGTTGATATATACTCGATTTTTTTTATTTGTAAATAGCCTATAATTAAAATTATTGACTGCTAGTTTATAACTAAAGAATTTAATAACATTAATTTATATATAATTTGTATTAGTAATATAATAAACAATAAAAAAATTTTTATAAAACACATTATAAATGGTTTTTATTTTATAAAAGTATATTTTTTTATATTGACTTTTTATTTTGCAATGATAAAAATTAATTAATAAATAATATAGGAGGATATTATGTCATTATCAGATGATATCAAATCAGGATTCTATTCAAGCATTGGTATGATGCTAAAAGGAAAAGAAAAATTAGAGGAAGCAGCACGCGAATTCATAAAAGATAAGAATGTCAGTGCTGAAGAAGGAGAAAAATTTGTAAAAGAAATGGTTAATAAAGCCAATGAAACCAAAGAAGATGTTTCACAATTTATAGATGAAAGAGTTAAAAAAGTTGTTGATAAAATGGGATATGTAAAAAAAGAAGAATATGATGCTATGAGAAAAGAATTAGATGAATTAAAACAATCTATAAAAAAAGATCAGCAATAATCATATTTTTTAAATAATGGAAAGGAGTTTTTTTATTTATTTAAAATAATTAAACTCCTTATTTTATAAATAGTAATGAGTTATATTTAAAGTGCGGGTGATTAGTAATATGAATAACATGAAATCTATAAACAGGGCGAGAGAAATTATATCTATAATAATAGCTTACGGATTCAGAGATATTATAGCTATAACTCCAATATTAAAAATAATAAAAAATCCAATAGATAAAATTAATATAAAATATAACGGAGTTGATTTAAGAAAATACAGCAAAGCAGAAAGAATCAAGATGGCTTGCGAAGAATTGGGTACAACATTTATTAAATTAGGACAAATACTTTCAAATAGAAATGATATACTTCCAAAAGATATTACAACAGAATTGAGTAAACTTCAAAATCATGTAAAGCCATTCGATGAAAATACAGCGAAAAGCATTATTGAAACAGAATTAGGAGGTAAAATAGAAGATATTTTTGAATCTTTTGAATTGACTCCTAAAGCAAGCGCTTCCATTTCTCAAGTACATACTGCCGTATTAAAAAATGGAGAAAAAGTAGCGATAAAAGTAAAAAGGCCCAATATAGAAGAAAATATACTTACAGATATAGAAATTATAGTATGGCTTTCAAACATAATAGAAAAATATAATGAAGAATTTGCATTAATGCAGCCTCAGAAATTGATAGCAGCATTTAAAGCTCAGCTTATACAGGAATTAGATTTTAATTTTGAAAAAAATAATACTTTAAAATTTGCTAAATTCTTTAAAAATAATAAAAACATAAAAATAGCAAAAGTATATGATGAGTACAGCACCAAAAATATACTAACTATGGAATATATAGAAGGAATAAAAATTTCTGATATTTCAGATGATGATACTAGATATGATAGAAAAAAGCTTGTTTCTATAGGTATAGATGCTGTATTGGAACAGATATTTATGCTTGGTTTCTTCCATGCAGATCCACATCCTGGTAATTTAATGGCTTTAGAAAATAATGTACTATGCTTTTTAGATTTCGGTATGATAGGATTTATTCCTCCGAACTCGAAAGATGCTTTTTCTTCTTTAATTATGAGTATAAGCTCAGCTGATTATTTGGAATTATCTAAATCAATACTTGACTTATGCTATCATGGAGAAATAAGCAATATAGATGAATTTAATATGGCTATATTTATATTAGTAAGCAAATATGTAGATATGCCTTTAGACAATATCAATATAGAAGATGTATTCAATGAACTTATAGGTATAATAAGAGAATTTCGTTTAACTTTACCGAGCAATATTATGCTTTTAATAAAATCTTTAATAGTTCTTGAGGGAGTTGCTAGAAATTTAGATAAAGATGTAAAACTAATAGAACATATTAAGCCTTTTGCATTCAGATATGTAAAAGAGCAGATGAAACCTGATAATTTATTCAAGCAATTTAAAAAGTTATTCTATGATTATAGCTATATCATAAAAGAATTTCCATCTGACTTAGAACATTTAGTATCAGTTATAAAGCAAGGAAGTGTAAAAATTCAGCTTGAACATAAAAAGCTTGAATCATTGGCTTCTACTTTAGATGGTTTAGCAGATAGATTAAGCTATTCTATAGTTTTGGCTTCTTTAATATTGGCTAGCGCGTTAATAATAACAAGCAAAATGCCTCCCCTCTTTCATGGTACATCTGTTATAGGAATGATAGGCTTTGCTTTGTCAGCTATAATGGGATTTATTATGATAATAAGCAGATTTATAAAGAAGTATGTTAAAAAGAATGACTGAAATTAAATTAAGATAAAACAAATAAAAAAGCCCCTTTAATAGGGGCTTAAAAATGCTCCGAGAACAGGGCTCGAACCTGCGACCCGGTGATTAACAGTCACCTGCTCTACCGACTGAGCTATCTCGGATTGTTTTTTAATGTTTAAGTATTATAGCATAAAGTAAAAAAATGTCAATACATAAAACATATTTTTTTATTTATAAGCACTAAAATATTCTAATATTTCTTTATATTTTGCTGATTTATTTCCTGATAAAACAATATATTTATTTAAATATTCATATACATTCTTACCATATTCTTGTTCTTTTTGAGTATCATTTTTCTTTACAGCATCATCAAATTTTTTCTTGTACATAGTTGCCAATTGATAATTAGAATTTGGATCTGCCCTCAATTCCAATGCTTTTTTATATAATTCAATGATTTTATCTTCTTTATATTCTCTCACTAAATACATAGCACCATACATATATACATCACCTAATTTAGGATATGAAGGATGCTTTTTTAATGCGGCCATTCCCTTAGAATCTAATATGTTTATATATGCTTTTAATTTTGTATATGAATTCATACTTCCGTCAAATTCAGATAATGTTCCTGAATATCCTGCTACCCTATCTAACTCTTGATCTTTACTAGGCGTTATAGGTACAGTAAAATCATCCTGAGAAAAAGCTATAATATTACATATAAATAATAAACATATAATTATTTTGTTCATTAATTTTCTCCATTTTTTATAAAATATAGGTATTTACTTATTATCGTAATAATTAAAATCTTGTAAAACTAAAAAAGTAAAAAACTAAATTTAATTGTTGACAATAAAAGTATTTGCTCTATAATATTTCTGACAAATATAAATTTATGGAGATATTTTATGGCTACTAAAAAAACAGAAAAAGCAGCTGAAGATACAATTAAAAAAACAGCCGCTAAAAAATCAGCAACCACCAAAAAAGCTGCTGAAGAAAAAGCAGAAACAGCCCCAAAAAAAGCCGCTGTAAAATCAGCTACAACTAAAAAAACTACTACAGCTGCTGCAAAGAAAACTACTGCTAAAAAAGCACAACAAAAGAAAAAATCTGAAAAAGAAATAGAAGAAGAGATAGAAGAAATAAAAGAAGAAGCAAAAAAAGATGAATACATTCCAGATGAAGTTGATATAGTAAGAGAATTACCTGACAGATATAAAGAAACAAAATTAGTACTTATGATGCGAGACCCTGAATGGTGCTTTTTCTATTGGGATATATCTGATGAAGATATAAATTATCATTCTTTGAAAGGAAAAAGAATATCTGTAAGAATATTCCATGTATTTGGATATGATATTACTAATGGAGAAATCCATAAAGAAATAGAAGTTAATTACATCTATGGTGATAGATATGTTAATTTAGCTATGCCTCATGCTTATTTTATAGGTGAATTAGGATACTATGATGAAAATAACAGATTTATAGTATTAGCTAGAAGCAACATGATTTATGCTCCTAGAGATTCTATGAGTAATGTTTATGATGAAGAATGGATGGTTAATGAAGAGATTATAAAACTTTTAAAATCTCCTAAAGCTTTAAGAGAAAGCTTATCATCTGCTACAATATTTGAACTTATAGATTTAAGAAGAAATCATTTAGCAGGTTCATCATCTTCACTTTTTATGAAAAAAAATTAAGAATATTAAGCGGTATTAATTGATAAATACATAATATTAATTTTTCTGTTTTTGTAATTATTGGACTCTATAAATTAAATATTAATTAATGCCGCTAAAAATAATATATATAGCGGAGAATCTATCAATATAGAAAATAAATGTCTGCTTGTTATTATCTTCTTTTTCATCACAACAAACGAAATTATACTGCTATATACAATAGGAATACAGTATTTCAATTTATTAATTTCTAATGGATACTTACCTATAATAATACCTACCAACATAAATAAAGCTAAAATAATTGGTATTATACCTGTTATAAATGCTAATTTATTGGAATCTATATATGTAGTTAAAGTTACAGCTCCTGCAATTTTATCGCTTTGAGAGAATTTTATTTCTATTAAAGCCTGTCTTATAAACATAAATAAAAATACTAAAAATGTAGAGAATAAATATAAAAATAATTTTTCTTTTAATATATCTCTATGCAAAATGAATATAGAGCCATTTAATAATACAGTAACCGCAACAGATATTACTATAGCTTTAAAAGGTATAAGTTTTTTAAATAATCTAAAGAAAAAAGAACTTTCAAATCTAGATTTATTTTCAAAACTGATATTATACCCCATTCCAAGCAAACTCGAAAGTATTGAAAGCATTAATATACCTACATTAATCTTATAGGCAAAATAAAACATAAGTACAGCACTCATTAATATTAAAAATCTGAAAAATGTTTTATACTCTTGATAAAATAAATATCTTCTTTTATCACTTATTTTTATGGTATAATTACTGTATCCATTTTCTAAACTCATATATAGATAGTATAGAGCTATTATAATACCTATTTGATATTTAAAAGGCTGTGATAATATATCATATACGGCATATGACATTAAAAAGGCACCTACTGAAAAGAATATATAACCATAATTTAAAAAATCAAATATTCTAGATATAAATCTATAGAAATTAGTAGCATATTTATCTTTTATAGTTTGTGCTATATCTTCTATAAGCCAATCCGGAGTGGATGCCCCTGCCATTATACCTATATTTTTATATTTTGATAAATCCATATTATCCAAATCTTCTTTATATTCAACATAAAATGCCGGCTTGATAGAGGCTGCTATATTATATAAATTTCTTGTATTTGAACTTTCAGAACCGCCTATCACAAGAACAACATCATTTCTTTTTGCTATTTCTAATACCTCATTTTGTCTCTGTTCAGTGGCGGCACATATAGTATTTTTAATGATTATTTCTGTATCTTTATATTTATCTTGTATTTGAGTTACATATTTATAAAAAGTAGATTTCTGCAAAGTGGTTTGAGCTACTATTAAAGTTTTTTTAGAATCATTAGGAAGTTTATTTAAATCCTCATCTTTATAAACTACATAAACATCTTCAGCATATCCGCATACGCCTACAATTTCAGGGTGAACAGGATTCCCTATTACAATAACTCTATAACCTAAAGAACTATACTTTTTTACAAGACCTTGAATTTTAGCGACATATTTACAGGTAAGATTTACTATTTTTTTGGCATAACTTGAAAGAGCTTCTCTTCTTTCAGGAGATATTCCATGAGCTCTTACAATAACGGTTTTTCCATCCAAGACAGACATATCCTCATCATCTTCATAAGTTTTAACTCCTATATTTTCCAACATATCAAGAGTTTGAGGATTATGTATTAAATGTCCATCTATATATATTTCACTGTCTTTTTTAGAAGCCTGAGAAAAAGTATTTTCCACAGCATACTTAACGCCATCACAAAAACCAGCAAATTTACCTATATCTACATTCATTGTATTTAGAATTTAAAAGGAGTAATAATATTATTTAGCTTTAGATACTTTATTACCTTTAATACATTTAGTGCAAACCAATGCTTTTCTTACAGATCCGTTTACTTCTATTTTTACATTTTGTAAGTTAGCATTAAAAGAACGTTTAGTCTTTATATTAGAATGACTTACACTATGGCCATTTTGTTTACCTTTACCGCATATTTCACATACTCTTGCCATTTTTTCCTCCAAGAAAAATAATATTATTTAGTTTAGAATTATGATTGATTAATTATATATTAAAAAATCATTTTAGTCAATAAGTAATTATAAAATTATTCATACCTATATTGTTACAGATCATAGAAAATTATATTAAAAAGTATTAAAAAAATAATATAAAAACCAAATTTATGAAACAATTCATACTTTTCATAAAAAATATACTAATTTTATAGCATATTACTATTTTTTTTATGAAATTAGTTTACAAAAAAACTATTAATGATGTATAATATAAGTAATGCACACGGATGCAAAAGTTAATATGAGGTTTAATAAAAATTATTTAAGCGTTTTTTATAATTAGAGATAAGATAAAATTTTAATAAAAAATAAATATAGGAGAGAAAAACATGAGAAACTTAGATAAGTACAAAGGAATTATTCCTGCCTTTTATGCTTGTTATGATGAAAAAGGAGCAATTAGCCCTGAAAGAGTAAAAAAGTTTACACAGCATTTGATAGACAAAGGTGTAAACGGATTATATGTAGGCGGATCTTCAGGCGAATGTATTTACCATAGTAAAGAAGAAAGAAAATTAGTATTAGAAAATGTTATGGAAGTAGCAAAAGGTAAAATTACTATCATAGCACATGTAGGCTGTAATAATACTGCAGACAGTGCTGAATTAGCCGCTCATGCTGAAAAATTGGGAGTAGATGCTATAGCTTCTATACCTCCAATATATTTCCACCTTCCTGACTATTCTATAGCAGATTATTGGAATGATATAAGTGCTGCTGCTCCTAATACAGACTTTATTATCTATAATATACCTCAGCTTGCCGGTGTTGCTTTAAACGTTAATCTTTATAAAAAGATGAGAGAAAATCCAAAAGTTATAGGTGTAAAAAACTCATCTATGCCTGTACAAGATATTCAAATGTTTAAAGATGTTGGCGGTGATGATAGCATTATATTTAACGGACCAGATGAACAATTTGTAGCTGGAAGATTGATAGGTGCTGATGCTGGAATAGGAGGTACTTATGCTGTAATGCCTGAATTATTCTTAGCTGCTAATGACGCTGTTAATAAATGTCAGTTTGATAAAGCAAGAGATATACAATATAAAATAGACAGAATCATATATGCTATGTGCGAATGCCATGGTAATTTGTATGCTGTAATGAAAGCAATACTTAAATTAAAAGGTTTAGAATTAGGCGGAGTAAGAAAACCACTAAGCAATATAATAGATGCTGATAAAGCAAAAATAGAAAAATGTGCAAAAATGATAGATGATGCTATAAACAGTATAAAATAATATCTATATTATAAAAATTATTATAATATATAACCAGTCATTTATTCATATTAAAGTAAATGATTGGTTATTTTATTGCATAAAATAAAATTAAAATC
This window contains:
- a CDS encoding phasin family protein — its product is MSLSDDIKSGFYSSIGMMLKGKEKLEEAAREFIKDKNVSAEEGEKFVKEMVNKANETKEDVSQFIDERVKKVVDKMGYVKKEEYDAMRKELDELKQSIKKDQQ
- a CDS encoding ABC1 kinase family protein; the protein is MNNMKSINRAREIISIIIAYGFRDIIAITPILKIIKNPIDKINIKYNGVDLRKYSKAERIKMACEELGTTFIKLGQILSNRNDILPKDITTELSKLQNHVKPFDENTAKSIIETELGGKIEDIFESFELTPKASASISQVHTAVLKNGEKVAIKVKRPNIEENILTDIEIIVWLSNIIEKYNEEFALMQPQKLIAAFKAQLIQELDFNFEKNNTLKFAKFFKNNKNIKIAKVYDEYSTKNILTMEYIEGIKISDISDDDTRYDRKKLVSIGIDAVLEQIFMLGFFHADPHPGNLMALENNVLCFLDFGMIGFIPPNSKDAFSSLIMSISSADYLELSKSILDLCYHGEISNIDEFNMAIFILVSKYVDMPLDNINIEDVFNELIGIIREFRLTLPSNIMLLIKSLIVLEGVARNLDKDVKLIEHIKPFAFRYVKEQMKPDNLFKQFKKLFYDYSYIIKEFPSDLEHLVSVIKQGSVKIQLEHKKLESLASTLDGLADRLSYSIVLASLILASALIITSKMPPLFHGTSVIGMIGFALSAIMGFIMIISRFIKKYVKKND
- a CDS encoding DUF4912 domain-containing protein, with translation MATKKTEKAAEDTIKKTAAKKSATTKKAAEEKAETAPKKAAVKSATTKKTTTAAAKKTTAKKAQQKKKSEKEIEEEIEEIKEEAKKDEYIPDEVDIVRELPDRYKETKLVLMMRDPEWCFFYWDISDEDINYHSLKGKRISVRIFHVFGYDITNGEIHKEIEVNYIYGDRYVNLAMPHAYFIGELGYYDENNRFIVLARSNMIYAPRDSMSNVYDEEWMVNEEIIKLLKSPKALRESLSSATIFELIDLRRNHLAGSSSSLFMKKN
- the ispH gene encoding 4-hydroxy-3-methylbut-2-enyl diphosphate reductase; protein product: MNVDIGKFAGFCDGVKYAVENTFSQASKKDSEIYIDGHLIHNPQTLDMLENIGVKTYEDDEDMSVLDGKTVIVRAHGISPERREALSSYAKKIVNLTCKYVAKIQGLVKKYSSLGYRVIVIGNPVHPEIVGVCGYAEDVYVVYKDEDLNKLPNDSKKTLIVAQTTLQKSTFYKYVTQIQDKYKDTEIIIKNTICAATEQRQNEVLEIAKRNDVVLVIGGSESSNTRNLYNIAASIKPAFYVEYKEDLDNMDLSKYKNIGIMAGASTPDWLIEDIAQTIKDKYATNFYRFISRIFDFLNYGYIFFSVGAFLMSYAVYDILSQPFKYQIGIIIALYYLYMSLENGYSNYTIKISDKRRYLFYQEYKTFFRFLILMSAVLMFYFAYKINVGILMLSILSSLLGMGYNISFENKSRFESSFFFRLFKKLIPFKAIVISVAVTVLLNGSIFILHRDILKEKLFLYLFSTFLVFLFMFIRQALIEIKFSQSDKIAGAVTLTTYIDSNKLAFITGIIPIILALFMLVGIIIGKYPLEINKLKYCIPIVYSSIISFVVMKKKIITSRHLFSILIDSPLYILFLAALINI
- the rpmB gene encoding 50S ribosomal protein L28 — encoded protein: MARVCEICGKGKQNGHSVSHSNIKTKRSFNANLQNVKIEVNGSVRKALVCTKCIKGNKVSKAK
- a CDS encoding dihydrodipicolinate synthase family protein, with the translated sequence MRNLDKYKGIIPAFYACYDEKGAISPERVKKFTQHLIDKGVNGLYVGGSSGECIYHSKEERKLVLENVMEVAKGKITIIAHVGCNNTADSAELAAHAEKLGVDAIASIPPIYFHLPDYSIADYWNDISAAAPNTDFIIYNIPQLAGVALNVNLYKKMRENPKVIGVKNSSMPVQDIQMFKDVGGDDSIIFNGPDEQFVAGRLIGADAGIGGTYAVMPELFLAANDAVNKCQFDKARDIQYKIDRIIYAMCECHGNLYAVMKAILKLKGLELGGVRKPLSNIIDADKAKIEKCAKMIDDAINSIK